From the genome of Clostridium sp. BNL1100, one region includes:
- a CDS encoding universal stress protein, which yields MKSTASNILVCVTQQKTCERLIKKALEFSNDEDSLFIIHVAKNDWSFLDNDKEGEALEYLFGIAKSVGANLTVLRSDDIVDTIVSYSLENNIDMLVMGDSKGDHSENYFYRALKSRLDKVNIHVVPN from the coding sequence TTGAAATCAACTGCCAGTAATATTTTAGTTTGCGTAACACAACAAAAAACTTGCGAAAGACTTATTAAAAAGGCGTTAGAATTCTCAAATGACGAGGATTCTCTGTTTATAATACACGTAGCAAAAAATGACTGGAGTTTCCTTGATAATGATAAAGAAGGGGAAGCACTGGAGTATCTTTTCGGTATTGCAAAATCAGTCGGTGCCAATCTGACAGTTTTAAGATCTGATGATATTGTAGATACCATTGTTTCCTATTCTCTGGAAAACAATATAGATATGTTGGTCATGGGTGATTCCAAAGGAGATCACAGCGAAAACTACTTTTATAGAGCTTTAAAATCCAGATTGGATAAGGTTAATATACATGTGGTCCCTAATTAA
- the aroC gene encoding chorismate synthase: MLGNTFGRLFRVTTCGESYSGAFRKNPDIPPELWGGLAVIVDGVPAGLKVTSQIIQEELDKRKPGQSQLHTPRSEADKVYIFSGVMQDDRTTGAPVCMIIPSSDIGDYHIEQHKGNKDLLRPGQAAYTYYKKYGEHSDYLGAGRASARETVARVAGGAIAKIILDSMGIDVIAFTVESHGIKAGPFSYETAKQNYRANEINCPDSDIAKLMIDDLLQVKKEGDSCGGAVEIIAKGVPAGLGEPVFDKLSATIAHGIMSIGGVKGIEIGDGFGVASKKGSECNDTPYYDEETGRIRFKTNRAGGMLGGISNGEEIRIRVAVKPTPTILKDQLTVNVSTLEPVTHKFASRSDPSLVPRIYPICEAMVRMALVDSILMASGSRNITDMDNRWDKL, from the coding sequence ATGTTAGGAAATACATTTGGAAGGTTATTCAGGGTTACAACATGCGGGGAATCCTATTCGGGAGCTTTCAGAAAGAATCCGGATATTCCGCCTGAACTATGGGGAGGACTGGCAGTAATAGTTGATGGTGTTCCGGCAGGGCTGAAAGTAACTTCTCAGATTATACAGGAAGAACTGGATAAAAGAAAACCGGGACAGTCTCAGCTTCACACTCCAAGATCAGAAGCAGATAAGGTCTATATATTTTCGGGAGTTATGCAGGATGACAGAACAACGGGTGCACCAGTGTGTATGATTATCCCAAGCAGTGATATAGGGGATTACCATATAGAACAACACAAAGGTAATAAAGATTTGTTAAGACCCGGACAGGCAGCGTATACTTACTATAAAAAATATGGGGAACATTCCGACTATCTTGGAGCAGGAAGGGCATCAGCACGTGAAACAGTTGCAAGAGTAGCAGGAGGGGCTATAGCAAAAATAATTCTCGATAGTATGGGAATTGACGTAATAGCATTCACAGTTGAGTCTCATGGTATAAAAGCAGGACCGTTTTCATATGAAACTGCCAAACAAAATTACAGGGCAAATGAGATAAATTGTCCTGATTCAGATATTGCAAAGCTAATGATTGATGATTTGCTCCAGGTAAAAAAGGAAGGGGATTCCTGCGGAGGTGCTGTGGAGATAATAGCAAAAGGAGTACCTGCGGGACTTGGAGAACCTGTTTTTGATAAGCTAAGCGCTACAATTGCACATGGAATTATGTCTATTGGAGGCGTTAAAGGAATTGAAATAGGAGATGGTTTTGGAGTAGCATCCAAAAAGGGTTCGGAATGTAATGACACCCCTTATTACGACGAGGAAACAGGACGAATCAGATTTAAAACAAACAGAGCTGGCGGTATGCTGGGAGGAATATCAAACGGAGAAGAAATAAGAATACGTGTTGCTGTTAAACCAACACCAACTATTTTAAAGGATCAACTGACAGTGAATGTATCAACTCTTGAACCGGTTACCCATAAGTTTGCATCGAGAAGCGACCCTTCACTTGTACCGAGAATATACCCTATTTGTGAAGCAATGGTTAGAATGGCACTGGTAGATAGTATACTGATGGCCTCTGGAAGCAGGAATATAACTGATATGGATAACAGGTGGGATAAGCTATGA
- a CDS encoding HU family DNA-binding protein: MNKSDLINSIATKSGLNKKNSEAALNAFISSVEETLKAGDKVTLVGFGTFEVRERAARKGRNPQTKEEITIPASKAPVFKAGKGLKDNVNA; this comes from the coding sequence ATGAATAAATCAGATTTAATCAATTCCATCGCCACAAAGTCAGGCTTAAATAAGAAAAATAGTGAAGCTGCTTTGAACGCTTTCATTTCTTCCGTAGAGGAAACTCTTAAAGCTGGCGATAAAGTTACATTAGTTGGATTCGGAACTTTCGAAGTTAGAGAAAGAGCTGCTAGAAAAGGCAGAAATCCTCAGACTAAGGAAGAGATTACTATCCCAGCTTCCAAGGCTCCAGTATTTAAGGCTGGAAAAGGTTTAAAGGATAACGTAAACGCTTAA
- a CDS encoding class I SAM-dependent RNA methyltransferase — protein MSKLQLIATSAFGIEAITARELKKLGYFEQKVENGKVTFSGDESAICRTNLWMRTADRILLKMGEFKALSFEELFEQTKALPWDEIIPMDAEFPVEGKSIDSKLFSVPDCQAIVKKAVVEKLKQKYKCEWFEENGPRYRIEVALLKDIVTLTIDTSGAGLHKRGYRKLVGGAPLKETLACAMILVSHWNKDRILLDPFCGSGTIPIEAAMIGRNIAPGLGREFDAEKWPSIPQKMWDDARDEAYDLMVEDQELRIHGSDIDEDAMSLARYHAKKAGVEDAIHLQRLPMSDISSRYKYGIIICNPPYGERLGEKEAVENLYREMGKVFKKLDTWSYYVITSNMEFEKLFGKRADKKRKLYNGRLLCNYYQFFGPPPPKQIINTQQ, from the coding sequence ATGAGCAAATTACAACTTATTGCTACATCTGCATTTGGAATAGAAGCTATAACGGCAAGAGAATTAAAAAAACTCGGATATTTTGAACAGAAAGTAGAAAATGGAAAGGTTACTTTTTCAGGCGATGAATCGGCTATTTGCAGAACAAATTTGTGGATGAGGACGGCAGACCGTATTTTACTTAAAATGGGTGAGTTTAAAGCCCTGAGTTTCGAAGAACTGTTCGAACAAACGAAAGCCTTACCGTGGGATGAAATAATTCCTATGGATGCCGAATTCCCGGTTGAAGGAAAGTCAATCGATTCAAAACTTTTCAGTGTCCCCGATTGTCAGGCTATAGTAAAAAAAGCAGTTGTTGAAAAGCTCAAACAAAAATATAAATGTGAATGGTTTGAAGAAAACGGACCCAGATATAGAATAGAAGTAGCATTACTAAAAGACATAGTTACCCTTACAATAGATACAAGTGGAGCAGGACTTCATAAGAGAGGCTATAGAAAGCTGGTAGGAGGTGCTCCACTGAAGGAGACTCTTGCTTGTGCCATGATTCTGGTAAGCCATTGGAATAAGGATAGGATTCTACTGGATCCTTTTTGTGGAAGCGGGACTATTCCCATAGAAGCAGCTATGATAGGAAGGAATATTGCGCCGGGCTTGGGTCGTGAATTTGATGCTGAAAAATGGCCTTCTATTCCCCAAAAAATGTGGGATGATGCTCGGGACGAGGCGTATGATTTGATGGTTGAGGACCAGGAACTTAGAATCCACGGTTCGGATATAGATGAAGATGCCATGAGCCTTGCCAGATACCATGCAAAAAAAGCCGGTGTTGAGGATGCCATACATCTTCAGAGGCTTCCCATGTCTGACATAAGCTCCAGATATAAATACGGGATTATTATATGTAATCCTCCCTATGGTGAGAGGCTTGGAGAAAAGGAAGCCGTAGAAAACCTCTACAGAGAAATGGGCAAAGTGTTTAAAAAGCTGGATACCTGGTCTTATTATGTAATTACCTCCAACATGGAGTTTGAAAAACTATTCGGCAAAAGGGCAGATAAAAAACGCAAGTTATATAATGGCCGACTTCTTTGCAACTATTACCAATTTTTTGGGCCGCCTCCACCGAAACAAATAATCAATACACAGCAATAA
- a CDS encoding Fe-S-containing hydro-lyase, with product MHHILTAPFDRESARLLKAGDTVSLSGTIYTARDAAHKKMLELLKENKELPFDIKNQTIYYVGPCPCREGEIIGSAGPTTSYRMDAYAPTLIRLGETGMIGKGLRDQNVIEAMKEYGAVYLGAIGGAGALMAECIKSQEIIAFPELGAEAVRRLEIEKFPLTVIIDSYGNNLYESGRKQFMKIKL from the coding sequence ATGCATCATATATTAACGGCACCTTTTGACAGGGAATCGGCCAGACTTCTGAAAGCAGGCGATACGGTGTCCCTTAGCGGCACCATTTATACTGCCAGAGATGCTGCACATAAAAAAATGCTAGAGTTATTAAAGGAGAATAAGGAGCTTCCATTTGATATAAAAAACCAAACAATTTATTATGTAGGGCCTTGTCCTTGCAGGGAAGGTGAAATCATCGGGTCAGCAGGGCCAACTACCAGTTATAGAATGGATGCCTATGCTCCCACACTGATAAGGCTCGGTGAAACAGGTATGATAGGCAAAGGGCTGAGGGATCAGAATGTTATCGAAGCAATGAAAGAGTATGGTGCGGTTTATTTGGGAGCTATAGGCGGCGCAGGTGCTCTGATGGCTGAATGTATCAAAAGTCAGGAAATTATTGCTTTCCCGGAATTAGGTGCCGAGGCTGTAAGGCGACTAGAAATTGAAAAATTTCCATTAACTGTAATTATTGACAGCTACGGAAACAACCTGTATGAAAGCGGGAGAAAACAGTTTATGAAAATAAAACTGTAA
- a CDS encoding fumarate hydratase has product MREINVTTIIEEVSRLCIQANYFLNSDVKQAMEKGMKCEDSQIGKEILDKLLINANLAADKKVAICQDTGMAVVFVTIGQEVHITGGGLAEAINEGVRRGYKEGFLRKSVVGDPIERVNTGDNTPAVIHYDIVEGDILKIELAPKGFGSENMSALKMLKPSDGIEGVKKFILETVDKAGPNPCPPIVVGVGIGGTMEKASIMAKRALLRPINVRSSIEYVRNLESEMLEKVNQLGIGPAGLGGNTTALAVNVETYPTHIAGLPVAINISCHVTRHAEVTL; this is encoded by the coding sequence ATGAGAGAGATTAATGTTACGACAATAATAGAAGAAGTCAGCAGGCTGTGTATACAAGCAAATTATTTCCTTAACAGTGATGTTAAACAAGCTATGGAAAAAGGCATGAAGTGCGAGGACTCACAGATTGGCAAGGAAATACTTGATAAACTTCTGATAAATGCTAATCTGGCAGCTGATAAAAAAGTAGCCATATGTCAGGATACTGGTATGGCAGTGGTTTTTGTAACAATTGGTCAGGAGGTTCACATAACAGGTGGAGGGTTGGCAGAAGCAATAAATGAAGGTGTAAGAAGAGGGTACAAAGAAGGTTTTCTAAGAAAATCGGTAGTGGGTGACCCTATCGAACGAGTAAATACCGGTGATAATACACCTGCTGTAATCCACTATGATATTGTTGAAGGTGATATACTTAAAATTGAATTGGCTCCTAAAGGTTTTGGCAGCGAGAATATGAGTGCTCTGAAAATGTTGAAACCTTCAGATGGAATTGAAGGAGTAAAGAAATTTATACTGGAAACCGTTGATAAGGCGGGCCCTAATCCTTGTCCTCCTATTGTAGTAGGGGTAGGAATCGGGGGAACAATGGAGAAAGCTTCTATTATGGCAAAGAGGGCGTTACTGAGACCAATAAATGTACGAAGCAGCATAGAATATGTTAGAAACCTTGAAAGTGAAATGCTGGAAAAGGTAAATCAATTGGGTATAGGTCCGGCAGGATTAGGTGGTAATACAACGGCTCTGGCGGTCAATGTAGAGACATATCCTACGCACATAGCAGGACTACCTGTTGCGATAAATATAAGTTGTCATGTTACAAGGCATGCAGAAGTGACATTATAA
- a CDS encoding DUF1858 domain-containing protein encodes MAKVTKDMIISDVLNLDKGTIPIFLESGMHCLGCPSSSGESIEDACAIHGIDADQLIENLNKYLENK; translated from the coding sequence ATGGCTAAGGTTACAAAGGATATGATTATTTCTGACGTATTAAACTTGGATAAGGGTACAATTCCGATATTTCTTGAAAGCGGTATGCACTGTCTTGGATGCCCGTCATCTTCCGGTGAAAGTATTGAAGATGCGTGTGCAATTCATGGTATAGACGCCGATCAATTGATCGAAAACTTAAATAAATATCTTGAAAACAAATAA
- a CDS encoding response regulator, which yields MSKIRILIADDNQLAAQTLRDNLAEHDDFEVTNIAQDGFQAIELIEKDLPDVVLLDIIMPKLDGIGVLEYARTLTKESRPVFIIFSAISQEIYISRAMNLGANYYIIKPFDESVIATRVRQLYSDSERAQIGKSQYTYKAANNYKQKNQTDNELKLLATKYMREYGLKAHMTGYSYIRDIITASFDYYCKTGSLPKGVYRTIAEKNGVPVQKVERAIRNCIEKGIDENENAKKPTNSQVICRIIEKIRKNN from the coding sequence ATGAGTAAGATTAGGATTTTAATTGCTGACGACAATCAGTTGGCTGCACAGACATTAAGGGATAATTTAGCAGAGCACGATGACTTTGAGGTAACCAACATAGCTCAGGACGGATTTCAAGCAATTGAGCTTATAGAAAAGGATTTACCCGATGTAGTTTTATTGGACATAATTATGCCAAAGCTAGATGGCATAGGTGTACTAGAATATGCCAGGACATTAACAAAGGAAAGCAGACCCGTATTTATCATTTTTTCAGCAATAAGCCAGGAAATTTATATTTCAAGAGCTATGAATCTTGGGGCAAATTATTACATAATTAAGCCCTTTGACGAAAGCGTTATTGCGACTAGAGTAAGGCAATTATATTCCGATTCTGAAAGAGCTCAAATTGGAAAAAGTCAATATACATATAAGGCGGCAAATAATTATAAACAAAAAAACCAAACAGATAATGAATTAAAACTACTTGCAACAAAATATATGAGAGAATATGGCCTGAAAGCTCACATGACTGGGTATTCGTATATCAGAGATATAATAACGGCATCTTTTGATTATTATTGCAAAACAGGCTCTTTACCAAAAGGAGTATACAGGACAATAGCCGAAAAAAACGGTGTACCGGTTCAAAAAGTTGAGAGAGCAATAAGAAACTGCATCGAAAAAGGAATTGATGAGAACGAAAATGCCAAAAAACCAACAAACTCACAAGTTATATGCCGAATCATAGAGAAGATAAGAAAAAATAACTAA
- a CDS encoding shikimate kinase, translating into MIESRKNIVLIGMPGSGKTTVGKILSERLGYTFIDTDHIISELTGKTPRRLVEEDGLEYFMKIQDEAVLSINDNTCIISTGGGLVHSEISMNYLKSIGFIIYLNTKYDIIRERMDASRKLVRTAGTLLELYNSRVPLYQKYADAAIDCDSADPDAVSGTILGIISSK; encoded by the coding sequence ATGATAGAGTCTCGAAAAAATATAGTATTGATAGGTATGCCTGGTAGCGGTAAAACAACGGTTGGAAAAATATTGTCGGAAAGACTTGGGTACACCTTTATTGATACTGACCATATAATCTCTGAATTGACAGGTAAAACCCCCAGACGGCTTGTGGAAGAAGACGGTCTTGAATATTTCATGAAAATTCAGGATGAAGCTGTTCTTTCGATAAATGATAATACTTGTATAATATCAACAGGCGGAGGCCTTGTTCATAGTGAAATTTCAATGAATTATTTAAAAAGCATTGGATTTATTATATATTTGAATACAAAGTATGATATTATTAGAGAGAGAATGGATGCATCAAGAAAGTTAGTCAGAACAGCGGGAACTTTACTTGAGTTGTATAACAGTAGAGTTCCTTTGTACCAAAAATACGCAGACGCAGCTATAGATTGCGATTCTGCAGATCCTGATGCCGTTTCGGGGACGATACTTGGGATCATATCTTCAAAATAA
- the aroA gene encoding 3-phosphoshikimate 1-carboxyvinyltransferase: MFLKVEKSELSGNINIPGSKSHTIRSLFLAGLAKGTSIIRNPLLSSDAVSAADVCRAFGSTYDFNEESYTVNGIGACPQVPENVIDVGNSGTSLRLGLMTAALVEGHTVFTGDYQIRKRQIGPLVKAINNLGGTAFTTRGNESAPVVIKGRATGGFTELDSVTSQYLSSILLNAPLLERDTHVKIKRLNEIPYVEITLWWLDKLGIKYSHNSMKEFFIPGSQQYKPFECTIPGDFSTATFFMVQAAISGNELVLTNLDMSDPQGDKAVLGILQDMGAEIKYDNKNIKIKGKSLTGREIDMNSIPDALPAMAVAACFAKGETRLVNVPQARLKETDRISVMCSELTKMGADISELPDGLIIRESKLCGTSVKGHDDHRVVMSLAIAGLNCNGETIIDTAEAMNVTYPGFVESVKSCGGKIQLI; the protein is encoded by the coding sequence ATGTTTTTAAAGGTAGAGAAATCAGAGCTTTCGGGTAATATAAACATACCCGGATCAAAGTCCCACACTATAAGATCATTATTTCTGGCAGGGTTGGCAAAAGGTACAAGTATTATAAGAAATCCTTTGCTTTCATCAGACGCAGTTTCTGCAGCCGATGTATGCAGGGCCTTTGGCTCTACATATGATTTTAATGAAGAAAGTTATACGGTTAATGGAATTGGAGCATGTCCACAGGTTCCGGAGAATGTTATTGATGTAGGCAATTCCGGAACAAGCCTCAGACTTGGGCTTATGACTGCTGCCCTTGTTGAGGGGCATACTGTTTTTACAGGAGATTATCAGATTCGTAAAAGGCAGATTGGGCCTTTGGTAAAAGCTATAAATAATCTGGGAGGTACAGCGTTTACAACCAGGGGAAATGAATCAGCTCCTGTAGTTATTAAAGGAAGGGCAACGGGAGGTTTTACGGAGCTTGATTCTGTTACATCACAATACCTGTCCTCTATTTTGTTAAATGCACCGCTGCTTGAAAGGGATACCCATGTTAAAATTAAACGTCTTAATGAAATACCTTACGTAGAAATTACATTGTGGTGGCTCGACAAGCTGGGCATCAAATATTCACACAATTCAATGAAAGAATTCTTCATACCGGGAAGCCAGCAATACAAGCCTTTTGAATGTACCATTCCCGGAGATTTCTCCACAGCAACCTTCTTTATGGTACAAGCGGCAATATCGGGTAACGAGTTGGTTTTGACGAACCTTGACATGTCCGACCCTCAGGGAGATAAAGCTGTACTTGGCATACTTCAGGATATGGGTGCGGAAATAAAATATGATAATAAAAATATAAAAATAAAAGGAAAGAGTCTTACAGGAAGGGAAATCGATATGAATTCCATACCGGATGCACTTCCTGCTATGGCTGTAGCAGCATGTTTTGCAAAAGGTGAAACCAGACTGGTCAATGTTCCTCAGGCAAGACTAAAGGAGACCGACAGAATAAGCGTAATGTGTTCTGAGCTTACTAAAATGGGTGCTGACATATCCGAGCTCCCGGATGGTTTGATTATACGTGAAAGTAAATTATGCGGAACGTCTGTAAAAGGTCATGATGACCACAGAGTGGTAATGTCCTTGGCAATAGCTGGATTAAATTGCAATGGAGAAACCATTATTGATACAGCAGAGGCAATGAATGTTACATATCCGGGCTTTGTTGAATCGGTAAAAAGCTGTGGCGGAAAAATTCAATTAATATAA